ATCCTTTCCGCTGGGGTTCTTCCTTCGCTTTTTCGTGAACCATGGTTTGCTTGATTTGAAAGATCGGCCTCAATGGCATGTGATCAAAGGCGGCTCAAGAAGCTACTTAAAGCCGCTAACACAGCGCTTTGCTGAGCGTATTCACGTTAATTTTCAAATCGAGCGTGTTGAACGCTTAGCCACTCATGTTTTGTTGCATGAAGTGGGCGGCATACAGCACACGTTCGATGAGGTGGTTTTTGCGTGCCATAGCGACCAAGCACTCGCCTTGTTAGGTGATGCCACTGACCGTGAAAGAGATGTTTTGGGTAGAATTCCGTACCAGGCGAATGATGTTGTTTTGCATACCGACGTGTCACAATTACCCAACAACAAACGGGCTTGGGCAAGCTGGAATTACTTATTACCCAGTTTGCAAAAAAATGATGAGCAATCCCGAGAAAAGCCCGCTACGTTGACTTACAACATGAATATTCTGCAAGGATTTCAAGCGCCTGAGACATTTTGTGTGACATTAAACAATACTTCAGAGATAGCGGGTGAGAAGATTTTAAGACGCTTCATTTATCATCATCCAGTTTACTCGTTACCCTCATTTGCGGCGAGAAAAGCGCGAGCGGATATTTGTGGCAAAAATCGCACTCATTTTTGTGGAGCCTACTGGTACAACGGTTTCCATGAAGACGGGGTCAGGAGTGCGAATGATCTCGCAGCTCGATTTTCGGTGAGCGAAATTACGCCGCGTGAAGGAGACGGAGTGTTTCATGAGTGAGCGTTCGGCTCTTTATTGGGGCATGGTTAGGCACCGGAGAATGGTGCCTCGCCCCCACCATTTTCAGTATCAACTTGTGCAATGGGCATTCGATCTAAAGCGCTTGGAATACCTAAACGGTATATCGAAATGGCTGTCGACGAGTGAGCAGAAGTGGGCACCGTTTCAATTTAGAAGTACCGATTACTTACGTGGTTACTATCAGCCGGAGAATGAGTCCTTACATGATGCCGTATTGAGAAAAATGTCTGAACTCGCGAAGCAGAGTATTTCTGGTCGAGTCGTATTCTTGGGAAATATTAGAAACTGGGGGTTTTATTTTAGCCCGATTAATTGTTTTTTCACCCAAGATGAGTCTGGTGAATTTACACACATGCTTGCTGAGGTGTCTAACACGCCTTGGAATGAACGCCACTATTATTTAGTGCCGCTGCCCGTGAACGAAACCACCCAGAAAGAGTTTCATGTGAGCCCTTTTAACCCCATTGATATGACTTATCATTGGCGAATTTCTCCGCCTCAAACTCGATGTTTAGTTCATATCAGTGCAGTTCGTGAACAGGTAGAATTTGATGCCACGGTGACTTTACGCCGCAGCGAATTAAACCCTAAAAACATTTCCCACGTATTAAGGCGTCAACCCCTGTTTTTTTTCAAAACGATTTTTGGAATTTACTGGCAGGCCATGAAGCTTTTGTTTAAACGTATGCCCATTTATGCGCACCCCAGAACTAGGAAATAGTGATGACGCGAATGTCTGAAATTGAGTCAATGAAAACATTAAAAAAAGAAGCGACGCTTTTCGATAACTTTGCTCGTAAGTTGTTATTCAAGGTACTGTCACATATTGAAGTGGGCCATTTGCAATTTAAAGAAGAGAACAAGATTGTTGCGAGTTTTGGTGATAGCTCGGCAAAGTCCTTGGCTGTTATTGAAGTTCACCATCCCCGCACCTATCGTCGGTTTGTTTTGCACGGTGACATTGGTGCGGGCGAGGCATATATGGAAGGGGATTGGTCGAGCCCCGATTTAACGAAAATAATTCAGGTCTTTGCTGCTAATTTGACCGCACTCGATCGTCTTAGCAAGAAAGCGTCATGGTTGAGTTGGCCTTTTCAAATGATCACGCATGCAATGCGCAGCAACAGCAAGTCACAAGCAAAACAGAATATTTCTGCGCACTATGATTTAGGTAATGAACTGTATACTCGCTTCCTAGACAAGCGTATGCAGTATTCCAGCGCGGTCTTTCCATCGCAATCAGCAACGATAGAAGAAGCTCAAGAATACAAATTAAAACGTTTGTGCGAAATGTTGGAACTCAAACCCTCAGATAGCCTTGTAGAGATTGGCACTGGTTGGGGTGGGTTAGCCATTTATGCAGCACAGAATTACGGCTGCCATGTAACGACTACGACTATTTCCGAAGAGCAGCATGCGTATGTTGAAGCGCAAATTGAGGCGTTGGGTCTAACCGATAAGATAACATTGTTAAAGCAAGATTATCGTGATTTAGAAGGAACCTACGACAAGCTCGTTTCGATCGAAATGATCGAAGCTGTGGGCGCCCGATATTTACCTACCTTCTTCAAGAAGTGTTCACACTTACTGAAACCAGATGGACGCATGGTGTTACAGGCAATTACGATTGCTGACCAACGACTTGAACAATACAATCGAAATGTTGACTTTATTCAGCGACATATTTTTCCGGGTGGTTATCTGCCGTCGGTTGAGCTTCTGAGTAAAATGTTCCGCCGCCATACCGACATGACGGTTCGTCAGCTAGATGACATCGGTTTTCATTACGCAGACACATTAGCAGCATGGCGCGACCGATTTAATGCGCACTTAACTGAGCTAGAACCATTTGGCTACGATGAGCGGTTCTCACGGATGTGGAACTATTATTTAAGTTACTGTGAAGGTGGGTTCAGAGAAAGAACGATCAGTGCAGTACAACTTATGGCAACGAAAAGACAATGCAAAGCAGTACTTTCTGGTCTTTCGGTTACCGCTTAGGGCTGATATTCCTATTCGATATCGTGTGGTTTGTTGCTGTATGGGGGCGAGAGACCTATCTGCCCCTGACCATTTTGTTTGTTGTGCTCTTGTATGCAGCAAACTACAAAACGTTGTGGCCCAAACGGCTTGGGCTGCTCATTTTAATTGCGGCAGGTTTGGCCCTCGAAACACTCATGGTGTCGCTGGGTGTGCTGCAATTCACTAATGCTAACATTCTTCCAGAATGGTTATTTTGGTTGTGGTTAGGCTTCGGCGCGATGGCTTTTTCGGCGATGGATTGGCTTGCAGGTCGCTATGCACTAGCTTGGATTTTTGGCTTAGTATTTGGGCCTATTACTTATTTAGCCGGCGTTCGTTTTGAGGCAGCAGAAATTACGAGTTCGTTTACGTTGCTTGTCGTTGGTTACGGCGTGATGTGGGGCGTGCTTATGCATCTACTAAGCTATTTGCTGCAACGTAATTTACCGCACCAAGTAAGTGAGGAGGAGACTCTGTGAGAAAATTAATGGCTGGTTGTTTAATTTGGTTGTTTGCTTCACTTTCAGTAGCAAGTGCAAATCAATGTGAGGCAAGCCACGAGTCACTCGATAAGGTGGGCGAAACGCGGCTCAAAGTTTTCCTATTCAATGTTTATGACGCCAGTTTGTTCACAGACACCGGCGCTTACGAAGATTTTGAGACATTGGCATTAAGAATAGATTATCTAAGAGATATTTCAGCGAAGGCCCTGATTGAGCGAACTGAGAAAGAATGGGGGAAGCTTGAAATCGAAGTGACAGAGCGTCACAGAGAATGGTTAGAGGAACTAGAGCAAACTTGGCCTGATATTAAAAAGGGCGACTGCCTTGTAGCCTATTGGCAAAAAAATGAAGGTTTGCAGTTTATTAATCGTGACGGCAGACTCGGAGAGTCTTTCCCAGATGAATTCGCGGAAGACTTTGTAAGCATTTGGTTAGCTGAAGAGTCGTCTTATAGAGAAAACCGTAATGAGCTCGTGGGAGAACGTAATGATTAAAAGAATTTTAGTTTGTTTAACAGTGGCGCTAATGCTGGCTGGTTGCTCAGCGAGTATTGAAGATTATAGTGCGGAAACACCCGCATTAAAGCTGGAGGATTTTTTCTCAGGGAATCTTGTGGCTCATGGTATGATTCAGGATCGCTCCGGGAAAGTAACACGTCGCTTTCGTGCCGATTTAATTGGCACATGGAATGGTAATGAGGGCGTGTTAGATGAAACATTTTACTGGGACGACGGTGAAGTTCAAAAACGCGTTTGGAATCTCACTAAAGTGAGTGAAAATCGTTACAATGGGACAGCCGGAGACGTTGTGGGTGTAGCAGAAGGAACGACTGCCGGAAATGCGTTGCACTGGGTATACCAGCTTGAAGTGCCGTTTAACGACGGGATTTTAGAGATTACACTCGATGATTGGATGTATTTGCTCGATGAAGATCGCCTGATCAATAAAACTGAAATGAGAAAATTTGGTTTTAAAGTAGGCGAGCTCACGTTGTATATCGAACGCATTGAGTGAGGGTTTTGAAAATTGATTTCAGCATATGGCCAACGTGCCGATATAAAGAGGAGTAGGGAAAATTAGGATGAGTATGCTGAGTCAAGTTTCTTTTATTTATAACGATCCAGATTTCTTGGGGCAGACCGTTTTTATAAAACGCGGAAAGCATCAAGGGAAGCTTGGCGTTGTGAAAAAGGTGTTATCAGACGATATTTTTCAAGTGAGTCTCGGAGACTTTGCAGACGACGTAGTTGAATTTAAGCGCCAAGAGTTTCTTGTGTATCGTCACCGTAAACTGAAAATGAAAGCCGATCGGAATGAAACTAAGATTACCTACTAAACAACCGGCTTTGAAGCCGGTTGTTTACGTATGACTGAGGCTTAAAAGCCTCTAGGCAAACGGCTTTGACCTTCTTCAGAAGCAAGCTTCTGTGCCCATAATTCTTTTGCAGACAAACCACCAGATGAAGATTTTTTAGGTGTTGCTTTCTTGGTGGCTTCAGGTTTCTTCTTGAGTGCTGCTTTTTTCTCTGTAGATTTAGGTTTTGCCCCGCCCAGCTCTTCGGTCCACTCGGCAAGCTTTGCTAAACGCATGTTTTTGCCGCCGTTGACGCTAAACCAACCGTTGCTCTCTTCAACCTTTGGCTTTTTTCCTTCAGCAGCCTCAAACGCCGCAGAAAATTCGCCGAGAACTTTATCTTTATCGAGTTTGCTCATTGATTATTTCCTGTGTGTTAATATTCAAGTTCTTTTTAATTTATACCTGCTTTTTAAAACCTTGTCTAATTTCGCAGGTATGGAGAGGGTTATGCAACGCAATTTATTATTAGAGCAGTTAGATACTTGGATGCAACCAAGTTCGTTTAAGGATTACTGCCCGAATGGTTTGCAAATTGAAGGGCGCGAACATGTTCAGAACATCGTCACGGGGGTCACGGCTTGCCAGGCGTTGATTGATAAAGCAATTGAGCAACGAGCAGACGCAATACTTGTGCATCATGGTTATTTTTGGAAAAACGAATCTCCACAAATAACGGGTATGAAATACAAACGCATTAAAGCGTTATTAGCCGCAGATATAAACCTCCTCGCTTATCATTTACCACTCGACGTGCACGTTGAGTTTGGCAATAATGCGCAGCTTTTAAAGAAGCTAGAAGCTACGCAAATTGAACCTGTTTTAAGCGTGGAACCCATGGGCATTTTAATGCAGGGTATGCTGCCTCAGAAGCTTTCGGGGAGTCAGTTCGCACGAATGTTAGAGTCTGTAGTTCAACGGAAATTAGTGGCTGCTGTTACCGCTGAGGCGTCTATTCAAAAAGTCGCAGTTTGTACAGGAGGCGGTCAAGGGTTTATTGAAGCTGCTGTGGCTGCCGGAGCAGACGCATTTGTAACAGGTGAGGTGTCTGAGCAGACAATTCATGTGGCACGTGAATGCGGTATTCAATTCTTTGCAGCCGGTCACCATGCAACAGAGCGTTTTGGTGTCTTTAGCTTGGGAGAGAAAATAAAAGCGGAGCTAGGGCTCTCTGTTCAATTTATTGATATAGATAACCCGGCATGACCGATCGCGTATTTACGGACGATGCTGCGCGATTTACGCGCAATATTTATGGCACCTTAAAGGGTGAGATTCGCACGCGTGTTTTGCAAGCTGACCTTGACCCTCTTGCAAATCAGCAGCCGATGCAGGTCCTCGACATTGGCGCCGGTGGGGGGCAAATTGGTGCTTGGTTGGCTCAATTTGGCCATACCATAACGCATGTGGAGCCCTCGGCCGACATGCTGCAAGAAGCACAAACGAGACATGCTGAGCTTGGTGTAATGGAACAGTTTACTTATGTTGCAGATACCCTGCAGGGGTTTTTACCGAGTGCTACAACCTATGATCTTGTGCAATGCCACGCAGTTCTTGAGTGGCTTGACGACCCATTTGACGCCTTGCAAAGATTGCTCACTGCTGTGAAGCCGGGAGGCTGGCTGTCGCTCATGTTTTACAATGTAGAAGCGAAGCGATTTGCAAACCTAGTTTATGGCAATTTTGACTATGTTCGAGCCAACTTGCAGGTAAAGAAGAAAGTTCGTTTTAGCCCCACCCAGCCTCTCAAAATTCAAGTCGTAAAGGATTGGATCGCACAAACCAACTTGACTTTATGTGTTCATAGTGGGGTTCGTTGTATTCATGACTATTTGCGCCACCCGGAAAAGCTACAGGCGGCGGAGCTTATTCAGGAAGAATTAGCGTTTCGACAGATAGAGCCTTATCGAACGCTTGGCCGATATCAGCACTTTTTACTGAGGAATACAGGAGAGACAATGTGAAGAAGATTGCATTCATTGGCCTGGGGGTCATGGGCTTTCCAATGGCTGGCCATCTGCAAAAGGCTGGTTTTGATGTGACGGTTTATAATCGTACGAAACAGAAAGCGGAAAAGTGGTGTGAAGTATATGGAGGGAAGCATGCAAGCACACCAAGAAAAGCATCAGAGGGCGCGGATTGTGTTCTCTTATGCGTTGGCAATGATGATGATGTGCGCAGCGTTGTGTATGGTGACGACGGTGTGCTAGCGGGTTGTCAAACAGGAGCTTTTGTTGTCGATCACACGACAGCTTCTGCGGAGTTAGCGCGTGAGCTAGGCGCGGCTCTGGCTCGGCATAGTGTTAATTTCCTTGACGCACCGGTCTCTGGCGGACAAGCCGGTGCTGAAAACGGTGCGCTTACGGTGATGATTGGTGGTAGTGAAGCCCATGTCGAGTCGGTTCGTTCAGTACTTTCTTGTTATAGTAAATTTATTGGGTGGCAGGGAGAGATTGGTACCGGGCAATTAGCGAAAATGGTCAATCAGATTTGTATTGCGGGTGTAGTACAGGGACTTGCCGAGGGAATGCAATTTATTGAGAGAGCGGGTCTCGATCCGAAAAAGGTGATTGAGTCAATTTCTCAGGGCGCAGCTGGCAGTTGGCAAATGGTCAACCGATGGGAAACCATGGCGCAAAATAAATATGACTTTGGCTTTGCTGTTGACTGGATGCGAAAAGATTTAGGTTTGGCTTTAAGTGAAGCGAACCGAAATGGTGCTCGACTTCCTTTGACTGCACTTGTTGATCAATTTTATGCAGATGTACAAGCGAATGGGGGCGGGCGGTACGATACGTCTTCTTTACTCACTCGATTCAAGAAATAGAAAAACGCGGATTCAATCCGCGTTTTTTATTTTAATGAAGTTACTTTCGCGCTTAGCGAATACCGAGGCGGCGCAATGCCTGAGTCGTGTAATCAGTACGACGTGCTTCAAGCTCGAAGTTCATGTAGGTGTCTTCTTCGTTGGCTAAACCAAGCGCAACATAACGACCGTTGTTCAGGTCGTATAACGCTTCTGCAGCCATCCAAGGAACGTTGACACCGTAGAACTGTGCGGCATATGCTTCACCCACACGCCATAATTCGCCACGGCTGTCGTAGTGGTCGATTACAGACGCTGTCCACGTGTCTTCGTCGATGAAGAAATGACGCTTGGCGTAAATGTGACGCTCACCTTCTTTTAGCGTGGCTTCTACTTCCCAAACACGATGAAGTTCATAGCGAACGTGATCTTGGTTCAGGTGACCTTCGTTCAGGATGTCGTCGTATGAAAGGCTCGTATCCATCAACCCAAAGTTGTTATAAGGAATATACATTTCTTTCTTGCCAACTAAGCGCCAGTTGTACTTGTCCGGTGCACCGTTGAACATATCAAGACCGTCTGAAGTACGAAGACCGTCAGACGCCGTGCCTGGACCGTCATAAGCCACGTTGGGGGCACGACGAACTCGGCGTTGACCTGCGTTATAAATCCAAGCGCGACGTCCTTCTTTTACTTGGTCAATCGTGTCGTGAACCAGCAACACGGTACCCGTTAGGCGAGAAGGAGCCAGTACTTGTTGAAGGAAATAAAAGAGTACGTTGTCGTCCGCTTGTGCATCGCGACCGCCCTGTAAATATTCAGGCCATACGAGTTGTTCTTTCAACAAAACTTTTTCGAAGTTGCCATTAGTTTGAACAGGGAACTGACCCACAGTTCGTTCGACGGCACCGCCACGGTAACGTGTCAGATGGTTCCATATCACCTCAAGACCGCTTTCTGGAATTGGGAACGGAATCACGTTTTGGAAATTGTTGAGCCCGCTACCACCTTCAACGAGAGAAGTATTTACCGCATTTTGTGCGACTACGTCGTAAAGGTCTTCCGGATAAGCCGCTGTACGATGCGTAGGATAAACATGCATCTTGTATGTACTGTAGCGTTCAAACATCGCGATTTGCCCTGCAGACAAACGCTCACGGTGTTGATCTAAGTTATCATGGGTGATGGTGTAAAGCGGTTCTTCATCGGCATATGGATTGAAGTTACGATCGAATTCACGATCGAGCTGCAAACCACCGTCCCAAGCTGGAATCCGACCATCCGCACCACCGGCGCGTTCTGCGCCAAGCGGAGTCAAGTCTTGACTCAATCTCGCTGCCTCTTGCGGAGAAACCGCTGCGCCTACACTTGTTGCTAGAAGTGATAACGCCATAACCCCTGCACTTAACATCATTTTTTTCATTGTCGTTGTCCTTAGTTCCTGTGCGTTCTTATCAGTCTTATGCCAATTCTTTTGTTGGATGACATGATTACCGTTAAGCTACATCAATTCAATCAAAAATAAAATATCAAATAAATATTGATTTAGGGGTTTTCAAACGCCTGTTAGATTATACAATCATGAGTTACATGTAAGGTCGAGTGAAAATATACTATTTTCGACCGATATTTTAATGCGGAGTTCAACCATGAGAAGGATTGCGATTGCCACATTTGTGTGGTCGGCAATTAGCGCGAGTGCCATAGCTGATGGCTATGATCCAATATTCGAGCCCTCGCCAGAAGCGAGAAAAGCCACGCAAGCAACCCTTGTTGGCCTTGATCAACAAGATGGTGTCACCATGGCGGCTGGTTTATTCGGTACCGTTGTGAAACGCGAGGACGATGAGTGGAAGCAAATAGTTACACCTACATCGGTACTCCTCACGAGTGTCGAGTTTTTAAATGACGATGTCATTTGGATTACCGGTCACGAAGGGGTCTTGTTAAAAAGTACCGATGGTGGCGTAACCTTCGAACGTAAATTAGACGGTTATCAGTTGCTGGCTATGGAACAGCCGTGGATGGAAGATCGTGTTACCGAACTAGAGGATGAAATCGAGCGTGCTGCCGATCCAGATGAGGCACTCAATCTTGAATATATGCTGGAAGAGCTCGGCTTTTTGAGCCAAGGCTTAGAAATTCAGGAAGAAGTAGGTCCAACAAAACCGCTCCTTGATATCGAGTTTTTGAACGAGTCTGTGGGGTTTGTTGCGGCAGCTTATGGCACGCTTCTGAAAACAACAGATGGCGGTGAAAGCTGGCAGATTATCTCGGACCGAGTTGAAAATCCGATGGGATTTCACCTCAATAAATTGATAGCTAAAGACGAAGAAACACTTTTCTTAGTGGGTGAATACGGGTTGTTGTTTAAATCTGAGGACCAAGGCGAAACCTGGGAAACACTCATGTCACCTTACGACGGTTCTTATTTTGGTGGCCTAGTCGACGAACAAGGTCGTTTTTGGGCTTTTGGTTTGCGTGGTAATGTGTTTGTCTCGAATGATGGCGGTAATAGCTTCCAGAGTGTGGAAACGCCTACAAGGTATAATTTAAATAGTGGCACCGTGTTGAATAACGGCGACGTCGTATTAGTGGGCCATTCTGGCGTGATTGTTCACATTAATCATGAAACGCTCGAAGCGAGTTTGTATAGTCACCCAAGCAATGTTCCGATCGCCGGTGTTGCTGAATTATCTCCGGGCAACCTCGTCTTGGCGAGCCGTTCTGGTGTCCAGTACTTTACCATTCCAAACTTGGCGGATTAATAAGGAAGCAAAGGCATGCAAGAAACGACAGATGTAACCAAAGTAAAGCCGCCAATGCTTGAGAATGCGTTATTTAACGCACGCAAATTTTGGCTCACACTTTTTATTGCGCTCACGGGTTTTCTTCTTTATCACGCTGCACAGGTTCGCCCAGACGCAAGCTTTGAAAAGATGATTCCAGCGAATCATGAATTTATCCAGAATTACTTTAAGTATGGTGACGATTTATCGAGTTTAGGGAATGCCATTCGTGTGGTGGTAGAGACTAAAGACGGCACTATTTTTAACCCGGAATATCAAGAAGTATTGCGTCAAGTAACGGATGAATTGAACTATGTGGCGGGTGTGAACCGCTCTGGTATTCGTTCGATTTGGACACCCAACGTTCGTTGGTCGGAAGTCACGGAAGAGGGATTCGTTGGTGGGCCAGTGATCCCAGATTCGTACAATGGTGATGAGGCATCCATTGAGCAGTTGCGGCAAAA
This genomic interval from Idiomarinaceae bacterium HL-53 contains the following:
- a CDS encoding Predicted NAD/FAD-binding protein gives rise to the protein MRIAVIGSGVAGLTAAHLLSEKHEVHVFEQAPQIGGHTATVDVSVGNRSYAIDTGFIVFNNKTYPLFRALMRELRVGWKDTEMSFSVKNPDNKLEYNGHNLNTLFAQRRNIFRPSFYRFLKEIVKFNDAAKDALQRSQDELDTTTLDSFVSELELSQTFRDNYLFPMCAAIWSASLKDVESFPLGFFLRFFVNHGLLDLKDRPQWHVIKGGSRSYLKPLTQRFAERIHVNFQIERVERLATHVLLHEVGGIQHTFDEVVFACHSDQALALLGDATDRERDVLGRIPYQANDVVLHTDVSQLPNNKRAWASWNYLLPSLQKNDEQSREKPATLTYNMNILQGFQAPETFCVTLNNTSEIAGEKILRRFIYHHPVYSLPSFAARKARADICGKNRTHFCGAYWYNGFHEDGVRSANDLAARFSVSEITPREGDGVFHE
- a CDS encoding cyclopropane-fatty-acyl-phospholipid synthase, which translates into the protein MTRMSEIESMKTLKKEATLFDNFARKLLFKVLSHIEVGHLQFKEENKIVASFGDSSAKSLAVIEVHHPRTYRRFVLHGDIGAGEAYMEGDWSSPDLTKIIQVFAANLTALDRLSKKASWLSWPFQMITHAMRSNSKSQAKQNISAHYDLGNELYTRFLDKRMQYSSAVFPSQSATIEEAQEYKLKRLCEMLELKPSDSLVEIGTGWGGLAIYAAQNYGCHVTTTTISEEQHAYVEAQIEALGLTDKITLLKQDYRDLEGTYDKLVSIEMIEAVGARYLPTFFKKCSHLLKPDGRMVLQAITIADQRLEQYNRNVDFIQRHIFPGGYLPSVELLSKMFRRHTDMTVRQLDDIGFHYADTLAAWRDRFNAHLTELEPFGYDERFSRMWNYYLSYCEGGFRERTISAVQLMATKRQCKAVLSGLSVTA
- a CDS encoding Chalcone isomerase-like — translated: MRKLMAGCLIWLFASLSVASANQCEASHESLDKVGETRLKVFLFNVYDASLFTDTGAYEDFETLALRIDYLRDISAKALIERTEKEWGKLEIEVTERHREWLEELEQTWPDIKKGDCLVAYWQKNEGLQFINRDGRLGESFPDEFAEDFVSIWLAEESSYRENRNELVGERND
- a CDS encoding KOW motif, which produces MLSQVSFIYNDPDFLGQTVFIKRGKHQGKLGVVKKVLSDDIFQVSLGDFADDVVEFKRQEFLVYRHRKLKMKADRNETKITY
- a CDS encoding dinuclear metal center protein, YbgI/SA1388 family yields the protein MQRNLLLEQLDTWMQPSSFKDYCPNGLQIEGREHVQNIVTGVTACQALIDKAIEQRADAILVHHGYFWKNESPQITGMKYKRIKALLAADINLLAYHLPLDVHVEFGNNAQLLKKLEATQIEPVLSVEPMGILMQGMLPQKLSGSQFARMLESVVQRKLVAAVTAEASIQKVAVCTGGGQGFIEAAVAAGADAFVTGEVSEQTIHVARECGIQFFAAGHHATERFGVFSLGEKIKAELGLSVQFIDIDNPA
- a CDS encoding S-adenosylmethionine-dependent methyltransferase — translated: MTDRVFTDDAARFTRNIYGTLKGEIRTRVLQADLDPLANQQPMQVLDIGAGGGQIGAWLAQFGHTITHVEPSADMLQEAQTRHAELGVMEQFTYVADTLQGFLPSATTYDLVQCHAVLEWLDDPFDALQRLLTAVKPGGWLSLMFYNVEAKRFANLVYGNFDYVRANLQVKKKVRFSPTQPLKIQVVKDWIAQTNLTLCVHSGVRCIHDYLRHPEKLQAAELIQEELAFRQIEPYRTLGRYQHFLLRNTGETM
- a CDS encoding 2-hydroxy-3-oxopropionate reductase, with amino-acid sequence MKKIAFIGLGVMGFPMAGHLQKAGFDVTVYNRTKQKAEKWCEVYGGKHASTPRKASEGADCVLLCVGNDDDVRSVVYGDDGVLAGCQTGAFVVDHTTASAELARELGAALARHSVNFLDAPVSGGQAGAENGALTVMIGGSEAHVESVRSVLSCYSKFIGWQGEIGTGQLAKMVNQICIAGVVQGLAEGMQFIERAGLDPKKVIESISQGAAGSWQMVNRWETMAQNKYDFGFAVDWMRKDLGLALSEANRNGARLPLTALVDQFYADVQANGGGRYDTSSLLTRFKK